A window of Streptomyces sp. SAI-127 contains these coding sequences:
- the meaB gene encoding methylmalonyl Co-A mutase-associated GTPase MeaB, translating to MLDGKRAIVARAITLVESTHPRHRSQAQELLTELLPHSGRARRIGVSGVPGVGKSTFIDAFGTMLTSLGHRVAVLAVDPSSSRTGGSILGDKTRMERLAVDPAAFVRPSPSAGTLGGVAKATRESMVVMEAAGYDVILVETVGVGQSETAVADMVDSFLLLSLARTGDQLQGIKKGVLELADVIAVNKADGPHERDARSAARELAGALRLMHGKDAFWTPPVLSCSARESTGLDVVWERLEQHRTLLDSAGRLTAKRRDQQVGWAWAMVRDELLGRLHADPAVRSLAPDLEQQVREGRLTATLAAERILEAFGQDTERR from the coding sequence GTGCTCGACGGGAAGCGGGCGATCGTGGCCCGTGCCATCACGCTCGTCGAGTCCACGCACCCCCGGCACCGGTCGCAGGCACAGGAGTTGCTCACCGAGCTGCTCCCGCACAGCGGCCGGGCGCGGCGGATCGGGGTGAGCGGTGTGCCGGGCGTGGGCAAGTCGACGTTCATCGACGCGTTCGGCACGATGCTGACCTCGCTCGGGCACCGGGTGGCCGTCCTCGCCGTGGACCCTTCCTCCAGCCGCACCGGCGGCTCGATCCTCGGCGACAAGACCCGGATGGAGCGCCTGGCCGTCGACCCGGCGGCCTTCGTACGGCCCTCCCCCAGCGCGGGCACGCTCGGCGGAGTGGCGAAGGCGACCCGCGAGTCGATGGTCGTGATGGAGGCCGCCGGCTACGACGTGATCCTGGTCGAGACCGTCGGCGTCGGGCAGTCGGAGACCGCGGTCGCCGACATGGTCGACTCCTTCCTGCTGCTGAGCCTGGCCCGCACCGGCGACCAGCTCCAGGGCATCAAGAAGGGCGTCCTGGAACTCGCCGACGTGATCGCGGTCAACAAGGCCGACGGCCCGCACGAGCGCGACGCCCGCTCGGCCGCACGTGAACTGGCGGGCGCGCTACGGCTCATGCACGGCAAGGACGCCTTCTGGACTCCCCCGGTTCTCAGTTGCAGTGCCCGTGAGTCGACCGGTCTGGACGTGGTGTGGGAGCGGCTCGAGCAGCACCGGACGCTCCTCGACTCCGCCGGGCGGCTCACCGCCAAGCGGCGGGACCAGCAGGTCGGCTGGGCCTGGGCGATGGTGCGGGACGAACTGCTCGGCCGCCTGCACGCCGACCCGGCCGTGCGGTCCCTCGCCCCGGACCTCGAACAGCAGGTCCGGGAGGGCCGGTTGACGGCCACGCTGGCCGCCGAGCGGATCCTCGAGGCGTTCGGTCAGGACACCGAGCGCAGGTAG
- a CDS encoding ANTAR domain-containing protein, which translates to MPEPAHSAQRLTTLDARPPCLATIEAVVAGERTDVTCRGEFDFGAQVLQSELYAVLDRSATGVDLDLDGVGFCDCGGLNLLLDLRREALAQGKTVTVQAYSPAVGRLLDLTGARELFVTEDSAHSDAPAAEHAPVPEEWSRPVEVDHELRLEVDQLRRAMRTRPTIDVARGIVMATFGLSAEDAWTVLVTASQNTNTKLHHLAQHLMGAVHGAQVPEELRQQMAVAVAKVRETSTTPSDDVVERETAPEPQGSPPRPAV; encoded by the coding sequence ATGCCGGAACCTGCGCACTCGGCGCAGCGCCTCACCACGCTGGACGCGCGACCGCCGTGTCTGGCCACGATCGAGGCCGTGGTGGCCGGGGAACGGACGGACGTCACCTGCCGCGGTGAGTTCGACTTCGGAGCCCAGGTGCTCCAGTCCGAGCTGTACGCCGTCCTCGACCGCTCTGCCACCGGGGTGGACCTGGATCTGGACGGAGTCGGGTTCTGCGACTGCGGTGGCCTCAATCTCCTGCTGGACCTGCGCCGGGAGGCGCTCGCCCAGGGCAAGACGGTCACCGTCCAGGCGTACAGCCCGGCCGTCGGACGCCTGCTCGACCTGACCGGTGCGCGGGAGCTGTTCGTGACCGAGGACTCCGCACACTCCGACGCCCCGGCCGCAGAGCACGCGCCGGTCCCCGAGGAGTGGTCCCGGCCCGTGGAGGTCGACCACGAGCTGCGCCTGGAGGTCGACCAGCTGCGCCGGGCGATGCGGACCCGGCCGACCATCGACGTGGCCCGCGGGATCGTCATGGCCACCTTCGGGCTGAGCGCGGAGGACGCCTGGACGGTGCTCGTCACCGCCTCCCAGAACACCAACACCAAGCTGCACCACCTCGCACAGCACCTGATGGGAGCCGTCCACGGCGCCCAGGTGCCGGAGGAGCTGCGACAGCAGATGGCGGTGGCCGTCGCCAAGGTGCGGGAGACCTCGACGACCCCGTCCGACGACGTGGTGGAGCGGGAGACGGCGCCGGAGCCTCAGGGTTCCCCGCCCCGACCGGCTGTGTGA
- a CDS encoding helix-turn-helix domain-containing protein has product MDGVPESHTGWTFVTNHARVLAVIADNPSARIRDIAAHCRLTERAVQKIISDLEHDGYLSHVREGRTNTYRIEPGKVLRHPAEAGLTVASLLSLLVQDEADRKPLPDSRRHTPA; this is encoded by the coding sequence ATGGATGGAGTGCCCGAGTCTCACACCGGATGGACGTTCGTCACCAATCACGCACGGGTGCTGGCCGTGATCGCCGACAATCCCAGCGCCCGGATCCGCGACATCGCGGCGCACTGCCGCCTCACCGAACGCGCCGTCCAGAAGATCATTTCCGATCTGGAGCATGACGGATACCTCTCGCACGTACGGGAGGGACGGACCAACACCTACCGCATCGAGCCGGGCAAGGTCCTGCGCCACCCCGCCGAGGCCGGCCTGACCGTGGCGTCACTGCTCTCCCTGCTCGTCCAGGACGAGGCGGACCGCAAACCCCTCCCCGACAGCCGTCGGCACACTCCGGCCTGA
- a CDS encoding allantoin permease: MSTTESRPATADPSKSADQAVKETLEDYTLRFAPRSYRRWTPMVVATTALGGIAYMADFSIGAGIGLAHGTGNALVAIAVAAVVIFVTGFPLAYYGARYNIDLDLITRGSGFGYYGSVLTSVIFASFTFIFFALEGSIMAQGLKLGLGLPLWLGYLVSTLMVIPLVIYGMKALSKLQVWTTPVWLLLMVGPLVYLVSTDPGTVDRFLAYAGTDGDGGVNTASVLLGAGVCLSLIAQIGEQIDYLRFMPPKAEANKRTWWTAVIMAGPGWVVLGALKQAIGVFLAVYILAKVGPDVAPEPIQQFKGAFDAMMPSWLVLPLAVALVVISQIKINVTNAYSGSLAWTNSFTRLTRHYPGRMVFVLVNLGFALVLMEADMFSFLNDILGFYSNCAIAWVVTVATDIGINKYLLKLSPLAPEFRRGMLYAVNPVGVVAFVAASALSIAMYFHGLGDTLQPYSPVAAAVIAFVLTPLMAIVTKGRYYLRRADDGIDEPMLDAEGNPSAVTYDCHVCHQPYERPDLAACATHDAVVCSLCLSTDKTGDHVLPATV, translated from the coding sequence ATGAGCACCACAGAGTCGCGGCCGGCAACGGCAGACCCGTCGAAATCCGCCGATCAGGCGGTCAAGGAGACCCTGGAGGACTACACCCTCCGGTTCGCGCCCCGCAGTTACCGCCGCTGGACCCCCATGGTCGTGGCCACCACGGCACTCGGCGGCATCGCCTACATGGCCGACTTCTCCATCGGCGCCGGCATCGGCCTGGCCCACGGCACCGGCAACGCGCTCGTGGCGATCGCCGTCGCCGCCGTCGTCATCTTCGTCACCGGTTTCCCCCTCGCCTACTACGGCGCCCGCTACAACATCGACCTCGACCTGATCACGCGCGGCTCCGGCTTCGGCTACTACGGCTCGGTCCTCACCAGCGTCATCTTCGCCAGCTTCACCTTCATCTTCTTCGCCCTCGAAGGCTCGATCATGGCCCAGGGCCTCAAGCTCGGCCTCGGACTCCCCCTGTGGCTGGGCTACCTGGTCTCCACGCTGATGGTCATCCCGCTGGTCATCTACGGCATGAAGGCACTCAGCAAGCTCCAGGTCTGGACGACCCCGGTCTGGCTGCTGCTGATGGTCGGCCCGCTGGTCTACCTCGTCTCCACCGACCCGGGCACCGTCGACCGCTTCCTCGCCTACGCGGGCACCGACGGCGACGGCGGGGTCAACACCGCGTCCGTGCTGCTGGGCGCGGGTGTGTGCCTCTCACTCATCGCGCAGATCGGTGAGCAGATCGACTACCTGCGCTTCATGCCGCCCAAGGCCGAGGCGAACAAGCGCACTTGGTGGACCGCGGTGATCATGGCCGGACCCGGCTGGGTGGTGCTCGGCGCGCTCAAGCAGGCCATCGGTGTCTTCCTCGCCGTCTACATCCTCGCCAAGGTCGGACCGGACGTCGCGCCCGAGCCGATCCAGCAGTTCAAGGGCGCCTTCGACGCGATGATGCCGTCCTGGCTGGTGCTCCCGCTGGCCGTGGCCCTCGTCGTGATCAGCCAGATCAAGATCAACGTGACGAACGCCTACTCCGGCTCGCTCGCCTGGACCAACTCCTTCACCCGGCTCACCAGGCACTACCCCGGCCGCATGGTCTTCGTCCTGGTCAACCTGGGCTTCGCGCTGGTCCTGATGGAGGCCGACATGTTCAGCTTCCTCAACGACATCCTGGGCTTCTACTCCAACTGCGCGATCGCCTGGGTCGTCACCGTCGCCACCGACATCGGCATCAACAAGTACCTGCTCAAACTCTCCCCGCTCGCCCCCGAGTTCCGCCGCGGCATGCTCTACGCGGTCAACCCCGTGGGTGTGGTGGCCTTCGTCGCCGCGTCCGCCCTGTCCATCGCCATGTACTTCCACGGCCTCGGCGACACCCTCCAGCCGTACTCCCCCGTCGCCGCCGCCGTCATCGCCTTCGTCCTCACCCCGCTGATGGCGATCGTCACCAAGGGCAGGTACTACCTGCGCCGCGCCGACGACGGCATCGACGAGCCCATGCTCGACGCGGAGGGCAACCCCAGCGCGGTCACCTACGACTGCCACGTCTGCCACCAGCCCTACGAGCGCCCGGACCTGGCCGCCTGCGCCACCCACGACGCGGTGGTCTGCTCCCTGTGCCTGAGCACGGACAAGACGGGCGACCACGTCCTGCCCGCCACCGTCTGA
- the rox gene encoding rifampin monooxygenase, with protein MFDVIIAGGGPTGLMLAAELRLHGVRVVVLEKAAEPTEIVRSLGLHVRSIEVMDQRGLLERFLAHGKQFKSGGFFAAIDKPWPDRLNSAHAYVLGIPQTVTDRLLAEHAVELGTEIRRGCELVGLSQDADGVSAELADGTRLRSRYLVGCDGGRSTVRKLLGVGFPGAPAEVETLLGAMEVGVPPETVAAVVGEVRQTQKLFGLGPVGDGLYRVVVPAEAVTGDRSVAPTLEEFKRRLRAVAGTDFGVHSPRWLSRFGDATRQAERYRVGRVLLAGDAAHVHPPVGGQGLNLGIQDAFNLGWKLAAEVAGWAPQDLLDSYHAERHPVAADVLNNTRAQMELLSTEPGPQAVRRLLAQLMDFDEVNRYLIEKITAIGVRYDFGAGHELLGRRLRDLTLKRGHLYGLMHAGRGLLLDRTGRLSVAGWSDRVDHVVDAGEELDAPAVLLRPDGHVAWVGEDQRELLDRLPRWFGAPTRE; from the coding sequence GTGTTCGACGTGATCATCGCCGGTGGCGGGCCGACCGGTCTGATGCTGGCCGCCGAATTGCGGTTGCACGGTGTGCGGGTGGTCGTGCTGGAGAAGGCGGCGGAGCCGACGGAGATCGTCCGCTCGCTCGGCCTGCATGTGCGCAGCATCGAGGTGATGGACCAGCGCGGGCTGCTGGAGCGGTTCCTCGCGCACGGAAAGCAGTTCAAGTCGGGCGGTTTCTTCGCCGCCATCGACAAGCCCTGGCCTGACCGGCTGAACAGCGCGCACGCCTATGTCCTCGGCATCCCGCAGACGGTCACCGACCGCCTGCTGGCCGAGCACGCCGTCGAACTCGGCACCGAGATCCGGCGGGGCTGCGAGCTGGTCGGGCTGAGCCAGGACGCCGACGGGGTGAGCGCCGAACTCGCCGACGGCACACGGCTGCGCTCGCGCTATCTCGTCGGCTGCGACGGCGGCCGCAGCACGGTGCGCAAGCTGCTCGGTGTCGGTTTCCCCGGCGCGCCCGCCGAGGTGGAGACGCTGCTGGGCGCGATGGAGGTGGGCGTGCCGCCGGAGACGGTGGCCGCCGTGGTGGGCGAAGTCCGGCAGACCCAGAAGCTGTTCGGTCTCGGACCCGTCGGGGACGGGCTGTACCGCGTCGTCGTGCCCGCCGAGGCGGTGACCGGGGACCGCTCGGTCGCGCCGACCCTGGAGGAGTTCAAACGACGGCTCAGGGCGGTCGCCGGCACCGACTTCGGTGTGCACTCACCACGCTGGCTCTCCCGCTTCGGCGACGCCACCCGGCAGGCCGAGCGCTACCGGGTCGGCCGGGTGCTGCTGGCCGGTGACGCGGCGCACGTCCACCCGCCGGTGGGCGGGCAGGGCCTCAACCTCGGTATCCAGGACGCGTTCAACCTGGGCTGGAAACTGGCCGCCGAGGTGGCCGGCTGGGCACCGCAGGACCTGCTGGACAGCTACCACGCCGAACGGCACCCGGTGGCCGCCGACGTGCTGAACAACACCCGTGCGCAGATGGAGCTGCTGTCCACCGAGCCGGGGCCGCAGGCGGTGCGTCGGCTGCTGGCGCAGCTGATGGACTTCGACGAGGTGAACCGGTACCTGATCGAGAAGATCACCGCGATCGGTGTCCGCTACGACTTCGGTGCGGGCCATGAACTGCTCGGCCGGCGCCTGCGGGACCTCACGCTCAAGCGCGGCCACCTCTACGGGCTGATGCACGCCGGCCGCGGACTGCTGCTCGACCGGACCGGCCGGCTCTCGGTGGCGGGCTGGTCGGACCGCGTCGACCACGTCGTAGACGCCGGCGAGGAACTGGACGCGCCCGCCGTACTGCTGCGGCCGGACGGCCATGTGGCGTGGGTCGGCGAGGACCAGCGGGAACTGCTCGACCGGCTGCCCAGGTGGTTCGGCGCGCCCACCCGGGAGTGA
- a CDS encoding hemolysin family protein, which translates to MTTVQLLVGALTLLTNAFFVGGEFALISVRRSQIEPRARAGHKRARMTLWGLEHLSAMMATAQLGITVSSLVLGAVAEPAIAHLLEPGFHAAHIPQGLIHPIAFVIALSLATYLHMLIGEMVPKNIALAAPVPTALLLGPPLVALTRALKPFVFGINAFANTLLKLLRVEPRDEVESVFTDDQLARMVVDASEAGLLSPADGERLRDALELGTRPVGEILVPTRKMRTVEVSVTPARLERVAAEAGYSRFPVTGPDGTLLGYLHIKDTLGVTDRDRPFPRSTLHPVTRVRIDTPLDDTLTALRADGSHLAAVTGESGAVLGFVTMEDVLSELVGPTPAAA; encoded by the coding sequence ATGACCACCGTCCAACTGCTCGTCGGCGCCCTGACGCTGCTGACCAACGCCTTCTTCGTGGGCGGCGAGTTCGCCCTGATCTCCGTGCGCCGCAGCCAGATCGAGCCACGCGCGCGTGCCGGCCACAAGCGGGCCCGGATGACGCTGTGGGGCCTCGAACACCTCTCCGCGATGATGGCCACCGCCCAGCTCGGCATCACCGTCTCGTCGCTGGTGCTCGGCGCGGTCGCGGAACCGGCCATCGCGCACCTGCTGGAGCCCGGCTTCCATGCGGCCCACATCCCGCAGGGCCTGATCCACCCGATCGCGTTCGTCATCGCACTGTCGCTGGCCACGTATCTGCACATGCTGATCGGCGAGATGGTCCCGAAGAACATCGCGCTCGCGGCCCCCGTGCCGACCGCCCTGCTGCTCGGACCGCCTCTCGTGGCCCTCACACGCGCGTTGAAGCCCTTCGTGTTCGGCATCAACGCCTTCGCCAACACCCTGCTGAAGCTGCTGCGCGTGGAGCCCAGGGACGAGGTCGAGTCGGTGTTCACCGACGACCAGCTCGCCCGCATGGTCGTCGACGCCAGTGAGGCGGGACTGCTCTCGCCCGCCGACGGCGAGCGGCTGCGGGACGCACTGGAGCTGGGTACCCGGCCGGTCGGCGAGATCCTCGTCCCCACCCGGAAGATGCGGACCGTGGAGGTCTCGGTCACCCCGGCGCGGCTCGAGCGGGTCGCCGCCGAGGCGGGCTACTCCCGTTTCCCGGTCACCGGCCCGGACGGCACCCTGCTGGGCTATCTGCACATCAAGGACACCCTCGGCGTCACCGACCGCGACCGGCCCTTCCCCCGCTCCACCCTGCATCCGGTCACCCGGGTCCGCATCGACACCCCGCTGGACGACACCCTCACCGCGCTGCGCGCCGACGGGAGCCATCTGGCGGCGGTCACCGGGGAGTCGGGGGCCGTCCTCGGGTTCGTGACCATGGAGGACGTCCTGTCCGAGCTGGTCGGGCCGACGCCGGCCGCCGCCTAG
- a CDS encoding hemolysin family protein, translating into MTEILLLVLALLLTLACAVFVAAEFSLTTVERGDLERAAEAGERGAEGALRAVRRLTFQLSGAQLGITVTSLVIGMLAEPSLAVLLRGPLEAAGLGGAAAPVATALGVALSTVVLMVVGELVPKNWAISHPLAVAKVVAGPQSAFTALFGPFILHLNNTANRFVRRFGLEPAEELASARSPEELVALAEHSAAEGALEADSAELFVRTLHLGELTAENVMTPRVVVKALEAHATAADAANLTHATGLSRFPVYRDSLDEVIGTVHIRDVLALEPHQRATTPVTELATAPLLVPDSLTADRLLVRLRVSRTMAVVIDEYGGTAGVATVEDIVEEVVGEVRDEHDPVEIPDLRPAGARAWEAEGSVRVDRLGEIGLTAPEGPYETVAGLIATRLARIPAKGDDLDLDGWRLEVLDVGHHRADRVRITAPEPLRGLVQAGEEAP; encoded by the coding sequence GTGACCGAGATCCTGCTGCTTGTGCTGGCCCTGCTCCTCACCCTGGCCTGTGCCGTGTTCGTCGCGGCCGAGTTCTCCCTGACCACCGTCGAGCGCGGTGACCTGGAGCGGGCCGCCGAGGCCGGTGAGCGCGGCGCCGAGGGTGCGCTCAGGGCCGTCCGCCGGCTGACCTTCCAGCTCTCCGGCGCCCAGCTCGGCATCACGGTCACCTCGCTGGTGATCGGCATGCTCGCCGAACCCTCCCTCGCGGTGCTCCTCAGAGGTCCGCTGGAAGCCGCCGGCCTCGGCGGAGCCGCCGCGCCGGTGGCGACCGCCCTGGGCGTGGCCCTGTCCACCGTCGTGCTGATGGTGGTGGGCGAGCTGGTGCCGAAGAACTGGGCGATCTCCCACCCGTTGGCCGTCGCCAAGGTGGTGGCCGGACCGCAGAGCGCCTTCACCGCCCTTTTCGGCCCGTTCATCCTCCATCTCAACAACACCGCGAACCGTTTCGTACGACGCTTCGGCCTGGAGCCCGCCGAGGAGCTGGCCTCCGCCCGCAGCCCCGAGGAACTGGTCGCGCTCGCCGAGCACTCCGCCGCCGAGGGCGCCCTTGAGGCCGACTCCGCCGAACTGTTCGTCCGTACCCTGCACTTGGGCGAGCTGACCGCCGAGAACGTCATGACGCCGCGCGTCGTCGTCAAGGCCCTCGAAGCCCACGCCACGGCCGCCGACGCCGCGAACCTCACCCACGCCACCGGCCTGTCCCGATTCCCGGTCTACCGGGACAGCCTGGACGAGGTCATCGGCACCGTGCACATCCGTGACGTGCTCGCTCTGGAGCCGCACCAGCGCGCCACCACCCCGGTCACCGAGCTGGCCACCGCACCCCTGCTGGTCCCGGACAGCCTGACCGCCGACCGGCTCCTGGTGCGGCTGCGGGTCTCCCGCACCATGGCCGTCGTCATCGACGAGTACGGCGGCACGGCGGGCGTGGCGACGGTCGAGGACATCGTGGAGGAGGTCGTCGGAGAGGTCCGCGACGAGCACGACCCCGTGGAGATACCCGACCTGCGGCCCGCCGGTGCGCGGGCCTGGGAGGCGGAGGGCTCGGTCCGCGTCGACCGGCTCGGCGAGATAGGGCTCACGGCGCCCGAGGGGCCGTACGAGACGGTGGCCGGACTGATCGCCACCCGCCTCGCACGCATCCCCGCCAAGGGCGACGACCTCGACCTGGACGGCTGGCGCCTGGAGGTCCTGGACGTCGGCCACCACCGCGCCGACCGCGTCCGCATCACCGCGCCGGAGCCTCTCCGGGGCCTGGTCCAGGCCGGGGAGGAGGCCCCATGA
- a CDS encoding twin-arginine translocase TatA/TatE family subunit, giving the protein MFGLSELAIILLVVIAVIAIKKGPELTRSAGKSARILKAEARAAKAGGPEPQVIQGEVLRPGTAAETEQSPGTR; this is encoded by the coding sequence ATGTTCGGACTGAGTGAGCTCGCGATCATCCTGCTCGTCGTCATAGCGGTCATCGCCATCAAGAAGGGTCCCGAACTGACCCGTTCCGCGGGCAAGTCCGCACGCATCCTCAAGGCGGAGGCCCGTGCGGCGAAGGCGGGCGGCCCGGAACCCCAGGTCATCCAGGGAGAGGTGCTCCGCCCCGGGACCGCCGCGGAAACCGAGCAGAGCCCCGGCACACGCTGA
- a CDS encoding isocitrate lyase/phosphoenolpyruvate mutase family protein, producing MDTDSRAKTQRFADLHREGCFLLPNAWDVGSARILEAAGFPAVATTSAGVAFSLGRTDHDFFAEQPAEDRVDRETMLRRVHEIAGGISVPLSADLEDGYGESPETVATTIARTLAAGAAGGNIEDFTGDRTRPLYDEKLSADRIRAARETLAADGEPFVLVGRTDVLLVGGPLDEAVRRANAYLEAGADCAFVPGAADAGTIRTLVRELDGPLNVVMGLTGNALSLDDLRELGVRRVTVGGSIARAMYRHLLDAARELADSGTFSYAADQLSQTELNDLFRQG from the coding sequence GTGGACACCGACAGTCGGGCCAAGACGCAGCGCTTCGCCGATCTGCACCGGGAGGGCTGCTTTCTGCTCCCCAACGCGTGGGACGTGGGCAGCGCCCGGATCCTGGAGGCGGCCGGGTTCCCGGCCGTGGCGACCACGAGCGCGGGCGTCGCGTTCTCCCTCGGACGCACCGACCACGACTTCTTCGCCGAACAGCCGGCCGAGGACCGCGTCGACCGCGAGACCATGCTGCGCAGGGTCCACGAGATCGCGGGCGGGATCTCCGTACCGCTGAGCGCGGACCTGGAGGACGGATACGGCGAATCGCCCGAGACCGTCGCCACGACCATCGCGAGGACGCTCGCCGCCGGAGCCGCCGGCGGCAACATCGAGGACTTCACCGGCGACCGCACCCGTCCGCTCTACGACGAGAAACTCTCCGCCGACCGCATCCGCGCCGCCCGCGAGACCCTGGCGGCCGACGGCGAACCCTTCGTCCTGGTCGGCCGCACCGACGTGCTGCTGGTCGGCGGCCCGCTCGACGAGGCCGTACGGCGCGCGAACGCCTACCTGGAGGCCGGCGCCGACTGCGCGTTCGTCCCCGGCGCCGCCGACGCCGGGACCATCCGCACGCTGGTCCGCGAACTCGACGGCCCGCTCAACGTGGTGATGGGCCTGACCGGCAACGCGCTCTCCCTCGACGACCTGCGCGAACTCGGCGTCCGCCGGGTCACGGTCGGCGGCAGCATCGCCCGCGCGATGTACCGCCATCTGCTCGACGCCGCACGCGAGCTGGCCGACAGCGGCACGTTCTCGTACGCCGCCGACCAGCTCTCCCAGACGGAGCTCAACGACCTGTTCCGGCAGGGCTAG
- a CDS encoding DUF6153 family protein, translating into MTRSEQLPTRPPLWRALLVLGMLVGVLAMHGLAPGGGLQGHEGSNSAHMTAVAVSVDETCHDGCGSGHFHHADATCASGAVSGGPVLPALAPDPASTAVSDDSLCPEAVMSQDGARAPPSLAELQLLRI; encoded by the coding sequence ATGACCAGGTCCGAGCAGCTTCCGACGCGACCGCCCCTGTGGCGGGCGTTGCTCGTGCTCGGGATGCTGGTCGGGGTGCTGGCCATGCACGGGCTGGCTCCGGGGGGCGGGCTTCAAGGCCACGAAGGCTCGAACTCCGCGCACATGACGGCCGTCGCGGTCAGCGTCGACGAGACCTGTCACGACGGTTGCGGGTCCGGGCATTTCCACCATGCCGACGCGACCTGCGCCTCGGGGGCCGTGAGCGGTGGGCCGGTGTTGCCCGCGCTCGCTCCCGACCCCGCCTCCACGGCCGTATCCGATGACAGCCTGTGCCCCGAGGCGGTCATGTCTCAGGACGGCGCCCGCGCACCGCCCTCCCTCGCGGAACTCCAGCTCCTGCGGATCTAG
- a CDS encoding DUF305 domain-containing protein, translating into MRTTRFAALTVTAVFALAACGGGDDSGSAASSPSVSAEASAGAHNAQDVSFAQGMIPHHQQAVEMAELADGRAASSQVKDLAARVEKAQGPEITTMTAWLKAWDEKVPESMPGMDHSGMDGMDGMDGMMDSADMDKLKKASGKDFDSMFLTMMVEHHEGAVEMATTEKAKGEYKAATAMAGDIVTAQNAEISEMKKLLGES; encoded by the coding sequence ATGCGTACCACCCGTTTCGCGGCGCTGACCGTGACTGCCGTGTTCGCCCTCGCCGCCTGTGGGGGCGGCGACGACAGCGGCTCGGCCGCCTCGTCGCCCTCGGTGTCCGCCGAGGCCTCGGCCGGCGCCCACAACGCCCAGGACGTCTCCTTCGCCCAGGGCATGATCCCGCACCACCAGCAGGCCGTGGAGATGGCGGAGCTCGCCGACGGCCGGGCCGCCTCCAGCCAGGTCAAGGACCTCGCCGCCCGCGTCGAGAAGGCGCAGGGGCCGGAGATCACGACCATGACGGCCTGGCTGAAGGCCTGGGACGAGAAGGTCCCCGAGTCGATGCCCGGCATGGATCACTCCGGCATGGACGGCATGGACGGCATGGACGGGATGATGGACAGCGCCGACATGGACAAGCTGAAGAAGGCCTCCGGCAAGGACTTCGACTCCATGTTCCTGACCATGATGGTCGAACATCACGAGGGCGCCGTGGAGATGGCAACGACCGAGAAGGCCAAGGGCGAGTACAAGGCCGCCACGGCCATGGCCGGTGACATCGTCACCGCGCAGAACGCCGAGATCAGTGAGATGAAGAAGCTCCTCGGCGAGAGCTGA
- a CDS encoding DUF3040 domain-containing protein codes for MTTGRLPDHEQRILDEVERALRRDRRLDRRLRTGRLRRRPDLSRVTHYRPHVLTVCLLLAVSVALLVTGIVTSRPAVIWAFAAVWPLTLFAVFRLVCRWTEP; via the coding sequence GTGACGACAGGGCGACTCCCCGATCACGAACAGCGCATCCTGGACGAGGTGGAACGCGCCCTGCGTCGCGACCGCCGTCTGGACCGCCGACTGCGCACCGGGCGGCTGCGCCGACGGCCCGACCTGTCCCGGGTGACGCACTACCGGCCGCACGTCCTGACGGTGTGCCTGCTGCTCGCCGTGTCGGTCGCGCTGCTGGTGACCGGGATCGTCACCTCGCGGCCCGCGGTGATCTGGGCCTTCGCGGCCGTCTGGCCGCTGACCCTGTTCGCGGTGTTCCGGCTGGTGTGCCGGTGGACGGAACCGTGA
- a CDS encoding HAD-IIIA family hydrolase, with protein sequence MTRVRTVLFDRDSILAEDPPGPDAVRPLPGAREALGMLRLHGVRTGFVALQPGVGHGGRLSDADVRAVNHRVDDLLGPFDIWGVCPHGPDDGCHCRPPEPGLILWAAGRVCTAPADCAVVGTAAEAEAAARVGAHGILVPDERTRPEETARADHVAPDVLTAVRALLTGPPQGRVLVDERPIESAFENGEA encoded by the coding sequence ATGACGCGCGTGCGTACGGTGCTGTTCGACCGCGACAGCATCCTCGCCGAAGACCCGCCCGGCCCCGACGCGGTGCGCCCGTTGCCCGGTGCCCGTGAGGCGCTCGGCATGCTGCGCCTGCACGGCGTCCGCACCGGGTTCGTCGCCCTGCAACCGGGTGTCGGGCACGGGGGGCGACTCAGCGACGCCGACGTACGGGCCGTCAACCACCGCGTCGACGACCTTCTCGGCCCCTTCGACATCTGGGGCGTGTGCCCGCACGGGCCCGACGACGGCTGCCACTGCCGTCCGCCCGAACCGGGCCTGATCCTCTGGGCGGCGGGCCGGGTGTGCACCGCACCGGCCGACTGCGCGGTCGTCGGCACGGCCGCGGAGGCCGAGGCCGCCGCCCGGGTGGGCGCCCACGGGATCCTCGTACCGGACGAGCGGACCCGGCCGGAGGAGACGGCGCGGGCCGATCATGTGGCGCCGGACGTCCTGACCGCCGTGCGCGCGCTGCTCACCGGGCCGCCGCAGGGGCGGGTCCTGGTCGACGAGCGGCCGATCGAGTCGGCTTTCGAGAACGGCGAGGCGTGA